A genome region from Mycolicibacterium litorale includes the following:
- a CDS encoding NADPH-dependent FMN reductase family protein: protein MPMLIAATGGTERHSLVLEHAMRPMFSYLHAIVAPTGVYAATADFGGQREAADLTARIAKAASDFVRLLQACGARTRRDVFTEELTEMQRLLGSSQPHGDGTVED from the coding sequence TCGCGGCCACCGGTGGGACAGAACGCCATTCACTCGTCCTCGAACACGCGATGCGCCCGATGTTCTCCTACCTGCACGCCATCGTCGCGCCGACCGGTGTCTACGCCGCGACGGCCGACTTCGGTGGACAGCGGGAGGCTGCGGACCTCACCGCGCGAATCGCCAAGGCGGCGTCGGACTTCGTCCGCCTGCTGCAGGCGTGCGGCGCCCGTACCCGCCGCGACGTGTTCACCGAGGAACTGACCGAGATGCAGCGCCTCCTCGGCTCGTCCCAGCCGCACGGCGACGGGACGGTCGAGGACTGA
- a CDS encoding demethylmenaquinone methyltransferase produces MSRATLDKNPHEVASMFDAVARRYDLTNTVLSLGQDRFWRRETRSALGIGPGDKVLDLAAGTAVSTVELAASGAWCVAADFSVGMLSAGRQRAVPKVAGDATKLPFADESFDAVTISFGLRNVVDHVAGLKEMARVTRPGGRLVVCEFSTPTNRAFATLYKEYLMKALPRMARAVASNPDAYVYLAESIRAWPDQDGLAQRIADAGWSQVRWRNLTGGIVALHAAVKPQR; encoded by the coding sequence GTGAGCCGGGCGACGTTGGACAAGAACCCCCACGAGGTCGCGTCGATGTTCGACGCGGTGGCACGCCGCTACGACCTCACCAACACCGTGCTCTCGTTGGGCCAGGACCGGTTCTGGCGGCGCGAGACGCGGTCGGCGCTCGGCATCGGCCCCGGCGACAAGGTGCTCGACCTGGCGGCGGGGACCGCGGTGTCGACGGTCGAACTCGCCGCCTCGGGCGCCTGGTGCGTGGCCGCGGACTTCTCGGTCGGCATGCTCTCGGCGGGTCGTCAGCGCGCCGTGCCGAAGGTGGCCGGCGATGCGACCAAACTGCCGTTCGCCGACGAATCGTTCGACGCGGTGACCATCAGCTTCGGCCTGCGCAACGTCGTCGACCACGTCGCGGGCCTGAAGGAGATGGCACGGGTGACGCGGCCGGGCGGACGTCTGGTGGTGTGCGAGTTCTCCACGCCCACCAACCGCGCCTTCGCCACTCTCTACAAGGAGTACCTGATGAAGGCGCTGCCGCGGATGGCGCGCGCGGTGGCGTCCAATCCCGACGCCTACGTCTATCTGGCCGAGTCGATCCGCGCCTGGCCCGACCAGGACGGTCTGGCACAGCGCATCGCCGACGCGGGCTGGTCGCAGGTGCGCTGGCGCAATCTGACCGGCGGCATCGTCGCGCTGCACGCCGCGGTCAAGCCCCAGCGCTGA
- a CDS encoding SDR family oxidoreductase — MSGKVWFITGTSRGFGREWAIAALERGDRVAATARDTATLSDLVEKFGDALLPLTLDVTDRDADFAAVKQAHDHFGRLDIVVNNAGYGQFGFIEELSEQEARDQIETNVFGALWITQAALPYLRAQRSGHIVQVSSIGGISAFPNVGIYHASKWALEGFSQALAQEVASFGVHVTLIEPGGFSTDWAGPSAKHATPLPDYAQIHEEADRARSQRSATPGDPKASAGAILKVVDAENPPLRVFFGAGPLSIAKADYENRLKTWEEWQPVAVEAQG, encoded by the coding sequence ATGAGCGGAAAAGTCTGGTTCATCACTGGTACCTCGCGCGGATTCGGCCGGGAGTGGGCGATCGCCGCGCTCGAACGAGGTGACCGCGTCGCCGCGACGGCGCGCGACACCGCGACGCTGAGCGATCTCGTCGAGAAGTTCGGCGACGCGCTGCTGCCCTTGACGCTCGACGTCACCGACCGCGACGCCGACTTCGCGGCGGTCAAACAGGCCCACGACCACTTCGGGCGCCTGGACATCGTCGTCAACAACGCCGGCTACGGCCAGTTCGGTTTCATCGAGGAGCTCTCCGAGCAGGAGGCGCGCGACCAGATCGAGACGAACGTGTTCGGCGCGCTGTGGATCACCCAGGCGGCGCTGCCGTACCTGCGCGCTCAGCGCAGCGGCCACATCGTGCAGGTGTCGTCGATCGGTGGGATCAGCGCTTTCCCCAACGTCGGGATCTATCACGCGTCGAAGTGGGCGCTCGAGGGGTTCTCGCAGGCCCTGGCGCAGGAGGTCGCGTCGTTCGGGGTGCACGTCACGCTGATCGAGCCGGGCGGGTTCTCCACCGACTGGGCCGGCCCGTCGGCCAAGCATGCGACCCCGCTGCCCGACTACGCGCAGATCCACGAGGAGGCCGATCGTGCGCGCAGCCAGCGCTCGGCCACACCGGGCGATCCGAAGGCGTCGGCCGGCGCGATCCTCAAGGTCGTCGACGCCGAGAATCCCCCGCTGCGGGTGTTCTTCGGTGCGGGACCGCTGTCGATTGCGAAGGCCGACTACGAGAACCGGCTCAAGACGTGGGAAGAGTGGCAGCCGGTCGCCGTGGAGGCGCAGGGTTAG
- a CDS encoding glycosyltransferase family 4 protein, whose protein sequence is MRVAIVAESFLPNVNGVTNSVLRVLEHLRRTGHEVIVIAPDTPRGESPAERVHDGVRVHRVPSRMFPKVTSLPLGVPRPRMVGVLRGFDPDVVHLASPALLGYGGLHAARHLGVPTVAVFQTDVAGFAQSYGIGAASRAAWAWTRHLHSRADRTLAPSTSAMENLEAHGVPRVHRWARGVDVTGFAPSARDLDLRLRWSPDGKPIVGFVGRLAPEKHVERLAALSARDDLQVVVVGDGIDRGKLESAMPTAIFTGALYGDALAAAYSSMDVFVHPGEHETFCQAVQEAMASGLPVIAPNAGGPRDLVAPYRTGLLLDVADFEARLSESVDHLIAERQRYSVAARRSVLGRTWPAICDELLGHYEAVLGQRRLRAA, encoded by the coding sequence GTGCGCGTTGCGATCGTCGCAGAGTCCTTCCTCCCCAACGTCAACGGCGTCACCAACTCGGTGCTCCGCGTGCTGGAGCATCTGCGCCGCACCGGCCACGAGGTCATCGTCATCGCCCCGGACACCCCGCGTGGTGAATCGCCGGCCGAGCGGGTGCACGACGGGGTGCGGGTGCACCGCGTGCCCTCGCGGATGTTCCCGAAGGTGACCTCACTGCCGCTGGGCGTGCCGCGGCCCCGCATGGTCGGGGTGCTGCGTGGATTCGACCCGGACGTCGTGCACCTGGCGTCGCCGGCGCTGCTCGGTTACGGCGGTCTGCACGCCGCGCGTCATCTCGGGGTGCCGACGGTCGCGGTGTTCCAGACCGACGTCGCCGGTTTCGCGCAGAGCTACGGCATCGGGGCGGCGTCGCGCGCCGCGTGGGCGTGGACGCGGCACCTGCACAGCCGGGCCGACCGCACGCTTGCGCCGTCGACCTCGGCGATGGAGAACCTCGAGGCGCACGGCGTCCCGCGGGTGCACCGCTGGGCGCGCGGCGTGGACGTCACCGGGTTCGCGCCGTCGGCCCGCGACCTCGATCTACGCCTGCGGTGGTCCCCGGACGGCAAGCCGATCGTCGGGTTCGTCGGGCGGTTGGCGCCGGAGAAGCACGTCGAACGGTTGGCGGCGCTGAGTGCGCGCGACGATCTCCAGGTGGTCGTCGTCGGGGACGGCATCGACCGCGGCAAGCTCGAATCCGCCATGCCGACAGCGATTTTCACCGGAGCGCTGTACGGCGATGCGCTCGCGGCCGCCTACTCCAGCATGGACGTGTTCGTCCACCCCGGTGAGCACGAGACGTTCTGCCAGGCCGTGCAGGAGGCGATGGCCTCCGGGCTGCCGGTGATCGCCCCGAACGCCGGCGGGCCCCGCGATCTGGTCGCGCCGTACCGCACCGGGCTCCTGCTGGACGTGGCCGACTTCGAGGCCCGGCTCAGCGAATCCGTCGACCACCTGATCGCCGAGCGGCAACGCTATTCCGTCGCCGCCCGGCGCAGCGTGCTCGGCCGCACCTGGCCGGCGATCTGCGACGAACTACTCGGGCATTACGAGGCGGTGCTCGGACAGCGCCGCCTGCGCGCCGCCTGA
- a CDS encoding DsbA family protein has protein sequence MRIWITLVAAVLLLVTVGCTREITGAARLDPNQPRTAITEDGYGILVGDPEASAQIEVFTEPQCPHCATLQADYGREMASYISLGQLAVTYRPVTFLDQDGDHSARVSNAMFAAAEAAPRAVAFQAFVEDLWAHQQPGGNGPSDTEMADMAQESGIPAPGVQAVAGGSVAVDTADMSDLNIGLLAELNSYQVATPTVYNLNTDEVLDIYDENWLAKLISTI, from the coding sequence GTGCGGATCTGGATCACGCTGGTCGCGGCGGTGCTGCTGCTGGTGACCGTCGGCTGCACGCGTGAGATCACCGGCGCCGCCCGGCTCGACCCCAATCAGCCCCGCACCGCGATCACCGAGGACGGCTACGGCATCCTCGTCGGCGATCCCGAGGCGTCGGCGCAGATCGAGGTGTTCACCGAACCGCAATGCCCGCACTGCGCCACCCTGCAGGCCGACTACGGCCGCGAGATGGCCAGCTACATAAGCCTCGGTCAACTGGCCGTCACCTACCGGCCCGTGACATTCCTCGACCAGGACGGTGACCACTCCGCGCGGGTGAGCAACGCGATGTTCGCCGCCGCCGAGGCAGCGCCGCGGGCCGTGGCATTCCAGGCGTTCGTCGAGGATCTGTGGGCCCACCAGCAGCCCGGCGGCAACGGGCCGTCCGACACCGAGATGGCGGACATGGCCCAGGAGAGCGGGATACCGGCCCCGGGCGTGCAGGCCGTCGCCGGCGGCAGCGTGGCCGTCGACACCGCTGACATGTCCGACCTCAACATCGGACTGCTCGCCGAGCTGAACTCCTACCAGGTCGCCACCCCAACGGTGTACAACCTCAACACCGACGAGGTGCTCGACATCTACGACGAGAACTGGCTGGCGAAGCTGATCTCGACGATCTAG
- a CDS encoding zinc-dependent alcohol dehydrogenase, with protein MRALCWNGVNNLSVETVDDPEIINPHDVILKVTLTTTCGSDLHFIDGYLPGMREGDVFGHEFMGEIVEIGREVRDVKVGDRVVVPSFIGCNRCWYCDHELYSCCDTTNPNAELQQPLLGYPSGGIYGYTHPFGGYAGSHAQFVRVPFGDTNCFPIPGDITDEQALFLSDAVPTGFMGADFCDVSAGDTVAVWGAGGVGLMAAKSALLLGAERAIVIDRFPERLSLAREFGVETIDYGSADSVQESLREMTGGRGPDACIDAVGMEGHSTGLQQVYDRAKQLLRLETDRASALRQAILACRKGGVVSVLGVYGLTDKFPMGVVTNKGLTLKSAQQHGQRYMARLFDYVEQGDLDPAKLITHDLPLEQGVRAYDMFKNKQDNCIRVALRP; from the coding sequence ATGCGCGCACTGTGCTGGAACGGCGTCAACAACCTGTCCGTGGAGACGGTCGACGACCCCGAGATCATCAACCCGCACGACGTCATCCTCAAGGTCACGCTGACCACGACCTGCGGATCCGATCTGCACTTCATCGACGGTTACCTGCCCGGCATGCGGGAGGGTGACGTCTTCGGCCACGAATTCATGGGCGAGATCGTCGAAATCGGGCGTGAGGTCCGTGACGTCAAGGTCGGCGACCGCGTCGTCGTCCCGTCGTTCATCGGCTGCAACCGGTGCTGGTACTGCGACCACGAACTGTATTCGTGCTGTGACACCACCAACCCGAACGCCGAACTGCAGCAACCCCTTCTGGGTTATCCGTCCGGCGGCATCTACGGGTACACGCATCCGTTCGGCGGCTACGCCGGATCGCACGCGCAGTTCGTTCGCGTGCCGTTCGGCGACACGAACTGCTTCCCGATTCCCGGCGACATCACCGACGAGCAGGCGCTGTTCCTGTCCGACGCCGTGCCGACCGGGTTCATGGGCGCGGACTTCTGCGACGTCAGCGCCGGTGACACCGTCGCGGTGTGGGGTGCCGGGGGAGTGGGGCTGATGGCGGCCAAGAGTGCACTGCTGCTCGGCGCCGAACGCGCCATCGTCATCGACCGCTTCCCCGAGCGGCTGTCGCTGGCTCGCGAATTCGGTGTGGAGACCATCGATTACGGGTCCGCCGACAGCGTGCAGGAATCTCTGCGCGAGATGACCGGTGGCCGCGGCCCGGACGCGTGTATCGACGCGGTCGGCATGGAGGGCCACAGCACCGGTCTGCAACAGGTCTATGACCGGGCCAAGCAGCTGCTGCGCCTGGAGACCGACCGGGCGAGCGCGCTGCGCCAGGCGATCCTGGCGTGCCGCAAAGGCGGTGTGGTGTCGGTGCTGGGGGTCTACGGGCTGACCGACAAGTTCCCGATGGGTGTGGTGACGAACAAGGGGCTGACGCTGAAATCGGCGCAGCAGCACGGTCAGCGGTACATGGCGCGGCTGTTCGACTACGTCGAGCAGGGCGACCTCGACCCGGCGAAGCTCATCACCCACGACCTGCCGCTCGAACAGGGTGTGCGCGCCTACGACATGTTCAAGAACAAGCAGGACAACTGCATTCGCGTGGCACTTCGTCCGTAG
- a CDS encoding SRPBCC family protein gives MSILDAAKDRATSLAANVANVVSDKMPDKTPTDASNGQTVTINADVVEVEELWRDARRMSVVLGELGDVENTGPDRYRWNLHAGPVETTWESTVHTDNGGIRFTGEDGNEILVSFRPAPNHLGTEVTLRTKTSAPDLLSGALAFKVLYRCRALLQTGEVPTIRNNPSARPSAR, from the coding sequence ATGTCGATTCTGGACGCGGCCAAGGACCGGGCCACCAGCCTGGCCGCAAACGTGGCCAACGTGGTCAGCGACAAGATGCCCGACAAGACGCCGACCGATGCGAGCAACGGCCAGACGGTCACGATCAACGCCGACGTCGTCGAAGTCGAGGAACTGTGGCGCGACGCGCGACGGATGTCGGTCGTGCTCGGCGAACTCGGCGACGTCGAGAACACCGGACCCGACCGCTACCGGTGGAACCTGCACGCCGGTCCGGTCGAGACGACGTGGGAGTCGACGGTCCACACCGACAACGGGGGCATCCGCTTCACCGGCGAGGACGGCAACGAGATCCTCGTCAGCTTCCGGCCCGCACCCAACCACCTCGGCACCGAGGTCACCCTGCGGACCAAGACGTCCGCCCCCGATCTGCTCTCCGGCGCGCTGGCGTTCAAGGTGCTCTACCGCTGCCGGGCCCTGCTGCAGACCGGCGAGGTGCCGACCATCCGAAACAACCCGAGCGCGCGCCCGTCCGCGCGGTAA
- a CDS encoding DUF3592 domain-containing protein, producing the protein MRSAERLAAIRRVVIPHLWGDGDETRSERIIRRVRIGIIIAACLVTLQSTLMVIGAWRNDRQIERHMGVAEATVLSAGPRRSTIEFVTPDRITYRPELGVLYPSELETGMRIYVEYDRNNPDLVRVRDRNASLAIIPAGSIAVVGWLIAGGALIGLAVLQKRLAPEPEPV; encoded by the coding sequence GTGAGATCGGCCGAACGGTTGGCGGCGATCCGCCGGGTGGTGATCCCGCACCTGTGGGGTGACGGCGACGAGACGCGGTCCGAGCGGATCATCCGCCGGGTGCGGATCGGCATCATCATCGCGGCGTGTCTGGTGACCCTGCAGTCCACGCTGATGGTGATCGGCGCATGGCGCAACGACCGCCAGATCGAACGCCACATGGGCGTCGCCGAGGCGACGGTGCTCAGCGCCGGACCCCGGCGATCGACCATCGAGTTCGTCACCCCCGACCGCATCACGTACCGCCCGGAACTGGGCGTGCTGTACCCGTCCGAGCTGGAGACGGGGATGCGGATCTACGTCGAGTACGACCGCAACAACCCCGACCTCGTGCGAGTGCGCGACCGCAACGCCTCGCTGGCGATCATCCCGGCCGGGTCGATCGCGGTCGTCGGCTGGCTGATCGCCGGCGGCGCGCTGATCGGGCTGGCGGTCCTGCAGAAGCGGCTGGCCCCGGAGCCCGAGCCGGTCTGA
- the menD gene encoding 2-succinyl-5-enolpyruvyl-6-hydroxy-3-cyclohexene-1-carboxylic-acid synthase, producing the protein MNPSTAQARVVVDELVRGGVRDVVLCPGSRNAPLAFALADADRAGRLRLHVRIDERTAGFLAIGLAVAERAPVCIAMTSGTAVANLGPAVVEANYARVPLVVLSANRPYELLGTGANQTFEQLGYFGNQVRANISLGLAPELSAGGPGDLTSLNGQWRSATCRVLVAATGSRSANAGPVQFDIPLREPLVPTFDDDGSCPPGRPDGKPWTYTPPVMFDQPVDIDVTPDTVVIAGHGAGVHPNLADLPTVAEPTAPPAANPLHPLALRLLRPRQVIMLGRPTLHRPVSALLADPSVPAYALTTGPRWPDVSGNSQATGTRAVTSGTPDPAWLRRCAEANAHAVAAVRGQLAAHPLTTGLHVAAAVADAMRPGDQLVLGASNPVRDAALVGFTPHGVQVRSNRGVAGIDGTVSTAIGAALAHDHTGGRTVALMGDLTFVHDSSGLLIGPTEPTPRDLTIVVSNDNGGGIFELLEQGDPRFSDVSSRVFGTPHDVDVGALCRAYHVENRQIEVGQLAEALDEPHQGMRVLEVKADRSSLRALHAAIKAAL; encoded by the coding sequence ATGAACCCCTCGACGGCACAGGCGCGTGTCGTCGTCGACGAACTCGTTCGCGGCGGCGTGCGCGACGTCGTGCTGTGTCCGGGATCACGCAACGCGCCGCTGGCGTTCGCGCTGGCCGACGCCGACCGCGCGGGCCGGTTGCGGCTGCACGTGCGTATCGACGAACGCACCGCCGGATTCCTCGCCATCGGGCTGGCGGTCGCCGAGCGCGCCCCGGTGTGCATCGCGATGACCTCGGGCACCGCGGTCGCCAACCTGGGCCCGGCCGTCGTCGAGGCCAACTACGCGCGGGTGCCGCTGGTGGTGCTCAGCGCCAACCGGCCCTACGAACTGCTGGGCACCGGCGCCAACCAGACCTTCGAGCAGCTCGGCTACTTCGGCAACCAGGTCCGCGCCAACATCAGCCTGGGCCTCGCCCCGGAATTGAGCGCAGGCGGCCCGGGCGACCTGACGTCGCTCAACGGTCAGTGGCGATCGGCGACCTGCCGAGTCCTGGTGGCCGCCACGGGTTCTCGCAGCGCCAACGCCGGACCGGTGCAGTTCGACATCCCGCTGCGCGAACCGCTGGTGCCCACGTTCGACGACGACGGCTCCTGCCCGCCGGGACGGCCGGACGGCAAGCCGTGGACCTACACCCCGCCGGTGATGTTCGACCAGCCGGTCGACATCGACGTCACCCCGGACACCGTGGTGATCGCCGGCCACGGTGCCGGCGTGCACCCGAACCTCGCGGACCTGCCGACGGTCGCCGAACCGACAGCGCCGCCCGCGGCCAATCCGCTGCACCCGCTGGCGTTGCGGCTGCTGCGGCCGAGGCAGGTCATCATGCTCGGCCGCCCGACGCTGCACCGGCCGGTTTCGGCGCTGCTGGCCGACCCGTCGGTGCCGGCGTACGCGTTGACCACCGGGCCGCGCTGGCCCGATGTGAGCGGGAACTCGCAGGCCACCGGCACCCGCGCGGTGACCAGCGGCACCCCCGACCCGGCCTGGCTGCGGCGCTGCGCCGAGGCCAATGCCCACGCCGTCGCCGCGGTGCGCGGACAGCTCGCCGCGCATCCGCTGACCACCGGTCTGCACGTCGCCGCCGCGGTGGCCGACGCCATGCGGCCGGGCGATCAGCTGGTGCTGGGCGCGAGCAACCCGGTCCGCGACGCCGCGCTGGTCGGGTTCACCCCGCACGGTGTGCAGGTGCGCTCCAACCGCGGCGTCGCGGGGATCGACGGGACGGTGTCGACGGCGATCGGCGCGGCACTGGCCCACGACCACACCGGCGGACGCACGGTCGCGCTGATGGGTGACCTGACGTTCGTCCACGACAGCTCGGGCCTGCTGATCGGGCCCACCGAGCCGACCCCGCGCGACCTGACGATCGTGGTGTCCAATGACAACGGCGGGGGCATCTTCGAACTGCTCGAACAGGGCGATCCGCGGTTCAGCGACGTGTCGTCGCGGGTGTTCGGCACCCCGCACGATGTGGACGTCGGCGCGCTGTGCCGGGCCTACCACGTGGAGAATCGTCAGATCGAGGTCGGCCAGCTCGCCGAGGCGCTCGACGAACCGCACCAGGGGATGCGCGTGCTGGAGGTGAAAGCCGACAGGTCGTCGCTGCGCGCGCTGCACGCCGCCATCAAGGCCGCGCTGTGA
- a CDS encoding alpha/beta fold hydrolase encodes MNLAYDDRGSGIPVLFIAGRGGAGRTWHLHQVPEFVRNGYRAITFDNRGVGATENAEGFGVEQMVADTIALIEKLDAAPVRIVAVSMGSYIAQELMLARPELVRSAVLMATRGRHDRARQFFGQAEKELIAAGIDLPPRYDAKVRVLENFSPKTINDDRAIGDWLDMFTMWPTKHTPGLLAQGDVGPKDNRLPAYRSIRIPTLVIGFADDVLLPAHLGKEVADALPHGRYLEIADAGHLGFIEKPQEVNAAALKFFADIL; translated from the coding sequence GTGAATCTCGCTTACGACGATCGCGGCAGTGGCATCCCGGTGCTGTTCATCGCCGGTCGCGGCGGCGCCGGCCGCACGTGGCACCTGCACCAGGTTCCCGAGTTCGTGCGCAACGGTTATCGCGCCATCACCTTCGACAACCGCGGCGTCGGCGCCACCGAGAACGCCGAGGGCTTCGGCGTCGAACAGATGGTCGCCGACACCATCGCGCTGATCGAGAAGCTGGACGCGGCACCCGTGCGGATCGTGGCGGTGTCGATGGGCTCCTACATCGCGCAGGAACTCATGCTCGCCCGCCCGGAACTCGTGCGCTCGGCGGTGCTGATGGCCACCCGCGGCCGCCACGACCGCGCCCGCCAGTTCTTCGGCCAGGCCGAGAAGGAGCTGATCGCCGCCGGGATCGACCTGCCGCCGCGTTACGACGCGAAAGTGCGTGTGTTGGAGAACTTCTCGCCCAAGACCATCAACGACGACCGGGCGATCGGCGACTGGCTCGACATGTTCACGATGTGGCCGACCAAACACACACCCGGCCTGCTGGCCCAGGGCGATGTCGGGCCGAAGGACAACCGATTGCCCGCTTACCGCAGCATCCGCATACCCACGCTGGTGATCGGGTTCGCCGACGACGTCCTGCTGCCCGCGCACCTGGGCAAGGAGGTCGCCGACGCGTTGCCGCACGGGCGTTATCTGGAGATCGCCGACGCCGGCCACCTCGGCTTCATCGAGAAGCCGCAGGAAGTCAACGCCGCGGCGCTGAAATTCTTCGCCGATATCCTGTAG
- a CDS encoding nitroreductase/quinone reductase family protein — protein sequence MGIPEVDPTAGSPMLKVGARLLRPRPVRYLVRHIVPRIDPPLLRLSGGRVSSAMVTPELLLTSTGARTGEKRVTPLTYFTDGSRVIVVASNYGGRRHPAWYHNVKKQPRVTLTAGGYEGTFVGEEVTGPERDRLWELAKNWIPSYADYEKLTQGRTIPILAFTEVP from the coding sequence ATGGGCATACCCGAGGTGGATCCGACCGCCGGCTCGCCGATGCTGAAGGTGGGCGCGCGGCTGCTGCGGCCCCGGCCGGTGCGGTATCTGGTACGTCACATCGTGCCGCGCATCGACCCGCCGCTGCTGCGCCTGTCCGGCGGCCGGGTGTCCTCCGCGATGGTCACCCCGGAGCTGCTGCTCACCTCGACCGGCGCGAGAACCGGCGAAAAGCGGGTGACGCCGCTGACCTACTTCACCGACGGCAGCCGGGTGATTGTCGTCGCCTCGAACTACGGCGGCCGCCGTCATCCGGCCTGGTACCACAACGTCAAGAAGCAGCCCCGCGTCACGTTGACCGCAGGCGGCTACGAGGGCACGTTCGTCGGCGAAGAGGTCACGGGCCCGGAACGGGACCGGTTGTGGGAGCTGGCCAAGAACTGGATTCCCAGCTACGCCGACTATGAGAAGCTCACCCAGGGCCGCACCATCCCGATCCTGGCCTTCACCGAAGTGCCGTGA
- a CDS encoding DJ-1/PfpI family protein has product MPQIAIVLYPGFTALDFIGPYEVLRNLPDADVRFVWHEPGPVTADSGVLVVGATHSFDETPSPDVLLVPGGPTSTEHARDDTLLAWIRTAHATTTWTTSVCTGSVILAAAGVLDGKRATSHWMALSLLKPFGVTAVGDERVVRDGKVVTAAGVSAGIDLAMWLAAQIAGEPHAKVTQLILEYDPRPPFDSGHLSKASAATKAAATAALGKDTFVTHRQLGPSTLLLWNAALQAVRTRGRRVRSA; this is encoded by the coding sequence ATGCCCCAGATCGCGATCGTGCTCTATCCCGGCTTCACCGCGCTCGACTTCATCGGCCCCTACGAGGTGCTGCGCAACCTGCCCGACGCGGACGTCCGGTTCGTCTGGCACGAACCCGGACCCGTCACCGCCGATTCAGGCGTCCTCGTCGTCGGCGCCACCCACTCGTTCGACGAGACCCCGTCACCGGACGTCCTGCTGGTGCCCGGTGGCCCCACATCCACCGAGCACGCGCGCGACGACACGTTGCTCGCCTGGATCCGCACCGCCCACGCCACGACCACGTGGACGACGTCGGTGTGCACGGGCTCGGTCATCCTCGCCGCGGCCGGGGTGCTCGACGGCAAGCGCGCCACCTCCCACTGGATGGCCCTGTCCCTGCTCAAGCCGTTCGGCGTCACCGCCGTCGGCGACGAGCGGGTGGTGCGGGACGGCAAGGTCGTCACCGCCGCGGGCGTGTCCGCCGGCATCGACCTCGCGATGTGGCTGGCCGCGCAGATCGCCGGTGAGCCGCACGCCAAGGTGACCCAGCTCATCCTCGAATACGACCCGCGGCCGCCGTTCGACTCCGGCCACCTGTCGAAGGCGTCGGCCGCCACGAAGGCTGCCGCCACCGCGGCGCTCGGCAAGGACACCTTCGTCACCCACCGCCAGCTCGGCCCGTCGACGCTGCTGCTGTGGAACGCCGCGCTGCAAGCGGTCCGGACCCGCGGGCGTCGCGTCAGGTCTGCATAA
- a CDS encoding GlxA family transcriptional regulator — protein MKSVLIVGFPGIQALDLVGPFEVFTGASRHLAAEGKDGYHVTIASVDGQPIHTGTGLALLAEPLPDPRTPRDTLVLPGGHGTRNAVTDTELMSWVREAASHTRRVVSVCTGAFLAAEAGLLDGCPATTHWAYADALAHRYPAVAVDPDPIFVRSSPKVWTAAGVTAGIDLALALVEDDHGTDTAQTVARWLVMYLRRPGGQTQFAAPVWMPRAKRAPIRAVQEAIETEPGGTHSVAELAQRAAMSPRHFTRVFTTEVGEAPGAYVERVRTEAARRQLEETDDTVTTIAARCGFGTAETMRRNFIRRLGVSPDQYRRTFA, from the coding sequence ATGAAGTCGGTGCTGATCGTCGGGTTTCCCGGCATCCAGGCGCTCGACCTCGTCGGCCCGTTCGAGGTCTTCACAGGCGCGTCCCGCCACCTGGCCGCCGAGGGCAAAGACGGGTATCACGTCACCATCGCCTCCGTCGACGGTCAACCGATCCACACCGGCACCGGCCTCGCCCTACTCGCCGAACCCCTCCCGGACCCGCGAACCCCACGTGACACGCTCGTCCTCCCCGGCGGCCACGGCACCCGAAACGCCGTCACCGACACCGAACTCATGTCCTGGGTCCGCGAGGCCGCTTCCCACACCCGCCGCGTCGTCAGCGTCTGCACCGGCGCCTTTCTCGCCGCCGAAGCCGGTCTGCTCGACGGCTGCCCGGCGACCACCCACTGGGCCTACGCCGATGCGCTCGCACACCGCTATCCCGCCGTCGCCGTCGACCCCGATCCCATCTTCGTGCGCAGTTCACCGAAAGTGTGGACGGCCGCCGGGGTCACCGCGGGCATCGACCTCGCCCTGGCCCTGGTCGAAGACGACCACGGCACCGACACCGCGCAGACCGTCGCCCGCTGGCTCGTGATGTACCTGCGCCGCCCCGGCGGACAGACCCAGTTCGCCGCGCCCGTGTGGATGCCGCGGGCCAAACGCGCCCCGATCCGCGCGGTGCAGGAAGCGATCGAAACCGAACCCGGTGGCACGCACAGCGTCGCCGAGTTGGCTCAGCGGGCCGCGATGAGCCCGCGCCACTTCACCCGGGTGTTCACCACCGAAGTCGGCGAAGCGCCCGGCGCGTACGTCGAACGCGTGCGCACCGAGGCCGCACGGAGGCAACTCGAGGAGACCGACGACACCGTCACCACGATCGCCGCCCGATGCGGGTTCGGCACCGCGGAAACCATGCGCCGCAACTTCATCCGACGCCTCGGCGTCTCACCCGACCAGTACCGCAGAACCTTCGCCTGA